Below is a genomic region from Patagioenas fasciata isolate bPatFas1 chromosome 5, bPatFas1.hap1, whole genome shotgun sequence.
GCTGGAAATATTTACCAGCCCCTGTCACAGCACatgtagtgtgtgtgtgtgtgtgtgtgtgaggatcCCATGGAGACAGAAACCCAAACAGCTCCTGCCCTCCTCCCCCAGCCCAGGCACTCCCTTCCCTTTCAGACAGGGTTTTTTAGGCTGATTCAGACATGGCCCTGACAATATTTTCCAGGTGTCTCTCAGATCTTTAATAGATAGCAGCAGATCCACTGTTGCAGGCTTTCTGTTTCAGCACCTTTAGCATCATGCAAGCAATGCTGCAGATGCCAGCGAAGGAAGAGCAAGTGGGGCTGGTATCTTGCTGGTGTTTGCCCTGGCGGCAGGTGGAGGACGGAGAAAACTCTAGTGTGGGCCAGGCTGGATCCGTTCAGGATTTGTCCCTCTGAAATGTCAAGAAGTAGATGGTTTGGGTAGCGAATATCCCGGTGTCAGTGTATGCTGGCCTGTAGACCTGAGCTATCCCCTTTCAAATCCACTGTAAGACTCGTGGAAACACACAGTGAACATGTGGTTCAGCAGAGGTTTGGGCTGGTTTTGCCCTATTCTGAGCTCTCATGCAATGGCTGTGGGTCAGCACATAGTGAAGGAGCCAGGCTTGGGAAGAGCTATAACGAGGATCAGCCCAATCCAACCCTCCTCCCCATTCATCTCCTGCACATCCATGTCCCCCAGATTGTGAGCTCTCTGGGAGACATGGGTCTTCAGCTCCAAGCAGACCTAGAAAACATGGAGGTTAAACtccagcagcttctgcctctcAGGAACAACCCTTGCTGCGGCTGCTGAAGACTCCTTAGTAGAGGCATCATGGCACCCATCTGGACTTCAATAAAAAACAGTTCCTTCTGCCAGTTTCtccgaaaacaacaacaacaaaaaagagaccAAAGCAAACACATTTGCAGACAGACAGCAGCCACTCTCAACAGCCAACAGCTGTAATCACCCATTCAGAGACAGCTTAGTCGCTTCACTTCTCCTCTCAGTGCCAACTCCGTAAGCCACATTTGACTCCAGAGTCAAACCAactctttatttctctttctaaagTCTCTACAGCCATTTTCTTTAGCTCcctacacagacacacacatttcAGCCACTGTTGgcccaccagccctccaaagagCACCCCTGCTCTTGGTGGTGGAATCAAAACTGGCAGAGTTATCCATTCAAATATTCCCCACAACAAGGAGTTTCCTTCAGCCCTGTGAAACAAAGGCTTTCCTAACTTCCTGGAGTCCAGGCATGCAGCATAGCAAAAGAGATTTGCTCTGAGTTCAGGGTTTTGGTTATCACCTTGTGATAAGGAAATGTTTGCCTGAAATAGTTGAATAAGAGAGTTCAAAAAAAGAAGTCCCATGAGCAAAATTTTGGTTAACAGTTGTGTTTGTAGGATATGGAAGGAGTGGATGGTGAGGTGTAGTACTAGGGTGAGGAGAAACCATCCCACACTTAAGACCTATGGTTAAAGTTAAGAAAGACAGAGGTTTCCAAAGGAAGTAGTGTAACTGAGTGACAAATGAACAAGTTCCTTGCAGAAAAATTCAAGGAAGACATAAAAAAGCTCCAGGCAAGTCCTTCAGAGAGGTGCTCATCACTGTCAATATGAAATATGAGTGAGGGTATTGCACAGGGGCCGGGAATATACACATTGTTCACACTTGGGTACCTTTCCTGTGGTGCACATGACCTTGTTCCCTTCTCTTGTTCCCCTCTGCTCATGCTAGAGGAATGCACCATTGGTATGGTCCACCATTCCCAAAGCACTTTCACCATCCTGCAAGGCCAGAAGGAAGATCTGGTACATACAGGAGGTTCTGCCTTATGCTTTAGAGAGTCTCAGATGTGGCACTTCTGGTCCAGGCTCCTCCAGGGAACCACCACATGTTGGAAGGACTAGGCTGATGGATACACGCACGCTGTCCCTCATTGCCATCTCTTACATCCTTATACCTTGCCTCCTCTTCAACATCCTACAAATGTTAAATGAACAGGCACCATGGAGTGACACGACACCAAGATGACACTATGTCTTATTCCTATGGATGAGactgttagcaaaaaaaaaaaaaaaaaaaaagccttctgctCAGCAGCAATTGCGCTTATGATAAAACCATAGGCAGGACTGCTGAGCAAACCAGTGTCTGACTGCCCTTCGCTTTCTCAATATCATATCAGACCAAAGCAAAGCTCATGGCTGCCATCCTGCCCACGACATTCCCTCTCCCCCCAGTGTATCCCTAAGAAAGTTCACCATACTCTTCTGCCAACACCAGCCTCTAGGAACTGCTACAAAGGAAGGCCAACGCCTTGGCATCTTGTGACAGTACTTTCCTACATACCCCACAGCTACGGTCACCTCATTCACTCATGAGATGGCTTTTCCTCTTCAGGCCTGCTGCCAAACAACACAACCACCCTGTCTGTTTAGCTCCATGCCATCTTTCTTGACAGGGAGTGCTTCAGGCACATGATGTTGATGCTCCCAGgctgcagggacatctccaaaCCCACCAGCAGATCCTGATGACACTCCTGGATGTTCAGCGGGTACCGCGCCCTCACCAACTCATAGGCTGCCAACAGCCTCATGCTGTGCTTGACCATCAGGTACTGAATGACGCAAGTAGGACCTAGAGAGTAACCATCCCTGCAGTGGATGAGGACACGCTTCCCTTTCTCCAGTGAGGCTTCGATGCAGTTGTTGATGTGCCGGAAGCAAGGCTGCCCCATGTCATGATTATCCCCATGGAGTGGAGCCTGGATGTCGACCTTGAGACGTGACCAGCTGTGCTTGAACCCTCCCCGTTGGCAGGTGCAGGGGATGACACTCAAGCTGCAGTCACTGGGCAGGCTGCTCATGTCAATGATGCTGTCGATGCTGTTTGTGCACAGTGCCCGTCCACTGTAGGCAGCGTTGAGGTTCCCCAAGTAGATGCAGTCAGTTATCCGAGCAATGATGGGTCCTGTGAAGAGGGAACATGCAAGCCCCCTTGGTTTCAGACTGGTGGGCTCCTCAGGATGTGAGTTCTTCTTCCAGCTCCCCCTGAGGTATTtcttggagctggcagggggcatGGGGCTAGAATCTGTCTCAGAGCCCGACGACAGTGTTGagaagagggagaagtggctggtGAGCTTGGTCTTGGAAGGGGAGCCCACTGGACAAGGCAGGGGAGGAGATCTATGGGCACAAGAAATGGATGTCTGAACCAGAGACTCAGTGCTGTGGGctgcccctctgctctcagcgacttccatctgccaaaaaaaaaaaaaaaaaaaggaaaggatggGTGAGACCATTGAAACTCATCTCTCCAGCTGCACAAGCAAGGAGACATGAGCTGGCAGCTGGCCTTGCCTACAGCAGAGCTTGGAGACACTAGAGATCCTGAAGACCTTGCATATAACCAACCCAAACACCTAGTCGTCCTGTTCCATGGGGACAAGCACAACAATACCCTAAAGGCTCACCTGGACCTGCAGAGCaccctgccagtcctggggtgcCAGCATGCTGGAGGAGTCGTCCCCTCCTGCTGATGGCACTAAGCAAAGGGACCGGTGTGTGCCAGGTTGCAGCGCTTCCCCACCCTTCTCTTCATGCACTTCATGTTTACTCATCACCAAGTTTGGACAAGACCCTGTAGGAACAGAACAACTCCATACAGTCACGCAGAAGTACTCACAGGAGGTGCTTTTGATACAAACACTGGCCTTGAAGAGAAGCAAGGCATTTTAATGATCCCTTCCACTCCAGAGGGACACTCTTCAGTGTGGGCTGCTGGAGGGATGTGCAACTCATTGCAAGCTGAAGTCAGGAGGAAGGACAGCATTTCAAACTGAAAACACAAAGGGTTAAAGAGCAGCTGCAGGAAGAggacaaa
It encodes:
- the LOC136101868 gene encoding uncharacterized protein isoform X2; protein product: MEPGEKQNKDFIAFTLLGKKCPPKKLGITGSCPNLVMSKHEVHEEKGGEALQPGTHRSLCLVPSAGGDDSSSMLAPQDWQGALQVQMEVAESRGAAHSTESLVQTSISCAHRSPPLPCPVGSPSKTKLTSHFSLFSTLSSGSETDSSPMPPASSKKYLRGSWKKNSHPEEPTSLKPRGLACSLFTGPIIARITDCIYLGNLNAAYSGRALCTNSIDSIIDMSSLPSDCSLSVIPCTCQRGGFKHSWSRLKVDIQAPLHGDNHDMGQPCFRHINNCIEASLEKGKRVLIHCRDGYSLGPTCVIQYLMVKHSMRLLAAYELVRARYPLNIQECHQDLLVGLEMSLQPGSINIMCLKHSLSRKMAWS
- the LOC136101868 gene encoding uncharacterized protein isoform X1, with product MEPGEKQNKDFIAFTLLGKKCPPKKLGITGLIVKHLQKTFQRPISLQLPSPMAVSQCCTGSCPNLVMSKHEVHEEKGGEALQPGTHRSLCLVPSAGGDDSSSMLAPQDWQGALQVQMEVAESRGAAHSTESLVQTSISCAHRSPPLPCPVGSPSKTKLTSHFSLFSTLSSGSETDSSPMPPASSKKYLRGSWKKNSHPEEPTSLKPRGLACSLFTGPIIARITDCIYLGNLNAAYSGRALCTNSIDSIIDMSSLPSDCSLSVIPCTCQRGGFKHSWSRLKVDIQAPLHGDNHDMGQPCFRHINNCIEASLEKGKRVLIHCRDGYSLGPTCVIQYLMVKHSMRLLAAYELVRARYPLNIQECHQDLLVGLEMSLQPGSINIMCLKHSLSRKMAWS